In Pseudomonas leptonychotis, the genomic stretch TTGGTCCCGGAAATCTGGATCGCCTTCGCGGAAAAAACTGGCATCGAATCGCTGAAAGCGACCACCCGGGATATTCCGGACTATGACGTGCTGATGAAACAGCGCCTGCGTATTCTCGATGAGCACGGCCTGAAACTGGCCGACATCCAAGAAGTGATTGCTACCCTCAAGCCGCTGGAGGGGGCGGTGGAGTTTGTGAACTGGTTGCGCGAGCGCTTTCAGGTTGTCATTTTGTCCGACACTTTCTATGAGTTCTCTCAGCCGCTGATGCGTCAGCTGGGTTTCCCCACGCTGTTGTGCCACAAACTCATCACCGATGAGAATGATCGCGTTGTGGACTACCAGTTGCGCCAGAAAGACCCTAAGCGTCAGTCGGTTCTCGCCTTCAAGAGTCTGTACTACCGGGTTATTGCGGCGGGCGACTCTTATAACGATACGACCATGCTCAGCGAAGCCCATGCGGGCATCCTGTTCCATGCGCCGGATAATGTGATCCGTGAGTTTCCGCAGTTTCCGGCGGTACACACCTTTGATGCG encodes the following:
- the thrH gene encoding bifunctional phosphoserine phosphatase/homoserine phosphotransferase ThrH, which translates into the protein MEIACLDLEGVLVPEIWIAFAEKTGIESLKATTRDIPDYDVLMKQRLRILDEHGLKLADIQEVIATLKPLEGAVEFVNWLRERFQVVILSDTFYEFSQPLMRQLGFPTLLCHKLITDENDRVVDYQLRQKDPKRQSVLAFKSLYYRVIAAGDSYNDTTMLSEAHAGILFHAPDNVIREFPQFPAVHTFDALKREFIKASNRELSL